Within Xanthomonas oryzae pv. oryzae, the genomic segment TACGCCCATGCTCTGGCGCTTGAGTGCGGCCGGCTCGCCGGCGTACTCCAGGAAGTTGGCGATATCGCGCACGGTCTGGTCGAACTCCACCGGCGTCTGGCGGCCAGGCTGCCCGAGCTTCAACGCTTCCACCGGCTTATCGCCGGTCGCCTTGTCGGGCGGGCCGAATTGCGCCTGCTGCAAGCCTTGCAAATCCCATAGCGGATTAGGCATGGACGCGTTGGGGAACAGCTTGTTGTTCCAGCCCAGCGGGCGTGTCTGATCCAGATAGAACGACTTGAGATAGGTATAGACCCAGTCGGTGCCGCGCACGCGCGCGATCAACGTCAGATCCGGCGGCGCCTTGCCAAACCACTTGGTCGCCGCATCGTGCGGCATGGTGCCTTCGATGTGTTCACCGACCTTGGCGCCGGTGAAGTTGAGGTTGGTCATGACCTCTTCTTCGCTCAAGCCCAGATCGCTGGCCATGCGCGAATAACGCAGGTATTTCAACGAATGGCAGCCGAAGCAGTAATTCATGAACAACTGCGCCCCCCGTTGCAGCGAAGCGCGGTCGCTCAGGTCGTTGCCTGCGTGCTGCACTGCCCCACCCTCGGCCGCCATTGCGCCACCGGCCATCAACAGGCCGCAGAACAACGCGGCCACGCGCGACTTCCATGACGTCACGTTGGCGTTAGTCATGGGTGGTCACCCGTTCCGGAACCGGCTTGGTTTTGTCCAGCCGCGTCCACACAGGCATGGTGATGAAGAAGGCGAAGTACAGGAAGGTCAGCACCCGCCCGACATAGGTCTCGTGCGCGTCGGTCCCGGGGCCGGAACCAATCACGCCCAGCCACACAAAGCACACCACCAGCACGCCCAATGCCACTTTGGAAATCCCCCCGCGGTAGCGCACCGAGCGCACCTTGGCGCGATCCAGCCACGGCACCAGGAACAGGATCGCGATGGCCGAGAACATCACCACTACGCCACCGAGCTTGTTCGGCACCACCCGCAACATCGCGTAATACGGCGTGTAGTACCACACCGGCTTGATGTGCTCCGGCGTCACCAGCCGATTGGCTTCGGTGAAGTTGTCGTGCTCCAGGAACAGACCACCGAAGGCCGGTGCGAAGAAGATGATGAAGGCCGCGATCAGCAGCAGGAACCCGACGCCGACCAGATCCTTGACCGTGTAATACGGATGGAACGGAATGCCATCGGCAGGCTTGTGCGGATCCCAACGATTGCCCTTGGGGCCCTTCTTGATGTCCACACCGTCGGGGTTGTTGGAACCCACCTCGTGCAGCGCGCCAATGTGCAGCACGATCAACAGCAGAAGCACCAACGGCAGTGCGATCACGTGCAAGGCGAAGAAGCGATTGAGCGTGGCATCGCCGGGCAGATAGTCGCCCATGATCCATTCGGTCAGCCCGTTGCCGATCACCGGAATGGCGCCGAACAGCGAGATGATCACCTTCGCGCCCCAGAACGACATCTGCCCCCACGGCAGCACGTAGCCCATGAAGGCTTCGGCCATCAGCACCAGGTAGATCAGCATGCCGAGAATCCACACCAATTCGCGCGGCTTCTGGTAGCTGCCGTACATCAACCCGCGGAACATGTGCAGGTACACCACGATGAAGAACAGCGAGGCGCCGGTGCTGTGCATGTAGCGGATCAGCCAGCCCCACTCCACGTCGCGCATGATGTATTCGATCGAAGCGAATGCATCGGCGGCGCTGGTCTTGTAGTGCATCGTCAGGAAGATGCCGGTGACGATCTGATTCACCAGCACCACAATGGCAAGCGAACCGAAGTAGTACCAGAGGTTGAAGTTCTTCGGCGCGTAGTACTCGCTGATGTGCTTGCGGTACATGGGCATCAGCCCGGGCGCGCGCTCGTTGACCCAATCGAAGACGCCGTTGGCGGTACGAACCAGAACATTGCTCATCAGGCAGCCCCCGTGCTTTTGGCCGACGTAGCGGCACTGTCAGGATCGACGCCGATCACCAAGGTGTTGTCGTCTACATAGTGGTGTGGGGGCACCAGTAGATTGATCGGTGCCGGCACGCCGTCGAAGACGCGGCCGGACATGTCGAACCGCGACTTGTGGCAAGGGCAGAAGTAACCGCCTTTCCACTGCGGGTCGTAAGGCTCGGGGCGGATCTCGGCGACCATCTCCGGCGAGCAACCCAGGTGCGTACACAGCCCGACCAGCACCGAGATGTCGGACTTGATCGAGCGGTATTCCGGGTTTTTCAGCACGTACTCCGGCTGCTGATCCTTGTTCTCGGACTTGGGGTCCTTCAGCCGGTCGTCCAGTGACGGGAGCGCGTCGAGCATGGCCTTGGAGCGCTTGACGATCCAGATTGGCTGACCGCGCCATTCAAGGACCATGCGCTGGCCTTCCTGCAAGGCGCTGATGTCGGCGGTTACCGGTGCGCCGGCCAACTTGGCACGAGCACTGGGATTCCACGACTTCACGAACGGAACTGCGACGAATCCTGCTCCGACCGCACCGACCACAGCGGTTGTCGCGGTTAAAAACCGACGACGCCCGATATCAGCAGGTGCGTTGACCCCATCGTTGGCCATCCGGCTCTCCGATCTTGATTAGGTAGCGTGAGGCTGCCAACGGCTGGCGGGGGGTCCAGCCGCGATGAATCGACCGCAGTGTAGCGGAACGCTTAATGCACAGACAACGCAATGTACGCAGTAGGACCCATGCGACGCAACGGCCGATGCAGCGGAGCGCCGATCATATGGATCGCAACGCGCGTGGAAGGTGTGTTCGGCTGTGATGCAGTGCCCGTGCTTCGCCTGCAATGGCAATGCATGCGTGCGTGCGATGGGTCCGTGGGCATGGTGCAAGCGCAGCACTACGATTGCTTGCGATTCGCCGTGGGCATTGCAACGTATGTCGCCAATACCAATACGCAAGCACTCCGCTCTGTACGCACGGGGTGCGCCCTGACGAACATCGCCATAGCGTGGCTCAGAAACGTGATCAACAATCGTCGGGCAACCCTGGATCGGGCAGGAGCGGTGGCGCGCGCGATAGGGCGACCCGAGCACCAGCTGCGCTCGCCTGGCGGACGGCCGCACAGTCGTGTTGTTAGCCGCTTTAGTTCGCTGCGGTCGCCTGGCCACGATAGCGACCGGCCAATACACCCACACGTTGCACGTAACGCTGGGTCTCGCTATACGGTGGCACGCCGCCATAACGGTCCACCGCGCCCTCGCCTGCGTTGTAGCCGGCAGCAGCCAGGGTGAGGTCGCCATTGAAGCGTTTCAACAGCCAGGACAGATACTGCACACCGCCGCGAATATTTTGCGTTGCATCATAGGCGTCGCTAACGCCGAAGCGGCGTGCGGTGCCAGGCATCAACTGCATCAAGCCTTGCGCGCCGGCGCGACTGAGCGCGAGCGGGTTGTAGGCCGATTCGGCATGGATGATCGCGCGCACGATCGATTCTTCCACCCCGAACTCGTGCGACGCCGCTGCGATTTCCTGCTGATAAGCGTTGGTGTTGAGGCGGATCGCACCGAAGTTGACGCCGGGCTTGGCACCGCAGGCGTAACAGGTTTCTATAAAGCTGTAATGGATGGTGCGCAGTCCCTCGATACTGGCGACCTGACGCGGACGGGTGCTGGTGTAGTGGCGCACGCCGTCCTTCATATACGAGTACACCTGCCCGCTGACCACCCGGCGCGGGTTGACCGCCGCTGCCGCTGGCGGGGGTACAACCGCGGTGGCCGACACCGGCAACGCACGCGGCGCCAGCGTCGAAGCGACCTCGGCAGCACGGCGTGGCGGCTGGTTGACCGGCTGGATGATCATGGTGGCAGGCGCACCGCTGTCGATATTGGCCATGCTGGGCGCATGGCTGGTGGACGCGCGCGCCGCCGGAGCCGTGGACGCTGCGGGACGACGGGCGGACCGATCTGGCGTATAGCTGCTGATGACGCTGCAAATGGCGCCGCTCTGGCGCTTGCTCAGATAGCTGGTGATGCCGTCGCCGCTGACGCACTTGTACAGCGTGCCGGCGCTGACCGGCGCAGCCGACAACGTGACAAGCAGCAGCCCCAGCAATCTTGACATCCCCTTCATGTAGTGCAGTGTCCCAGCTTGCCTGAGGCTTGCCAAGTGTCGGCCAGCGTGAGAACAGCCAGCACCACTCCTGCGTAGGCGCCAGGCGGGCGCAGCCGGTGCTCGAATTCCTCAAATACCAACCGCACACTCAGGCTCCTGCACGCCGCTTACGCCCACCTGACGACTGCTCGCAACGTTTGTTGGCCGCTTTTACGCGCCAGTTGGGCACACAACGCGTTCAGCGCCTGGGTCAGCGCGGCACGCGCTTGGTCCGGCGCGATCGCGTCGAACGGCAGGTCCAGCGGCAACAGGTTGGCCGCCAGCGCGGGCATGCTCGGTGCACCAAGACCCAGCCAGCAATGCGCGGGGCCGTCCGCCTCCAAGGCACCCAACCAGGGCGGAATGCGGGCTGCCAGTATCTCCACCGTACCAGCCAGGCGGAACCGCGCTCGGCACGGGAACGGTGCTTCGCCAACGGCTTTGCACAACAGCTGCAGCGGTTCCTCGGGCACTGACCGGGGGGCGAACTGCGCGCCGGTGGCGGCCGCCCGATCGATCCGGGCCGGGCGCAGGCTACGCCAGTCCTGGCGCTCGCAGTCCCAGACCAGCAGATACCAGCGCCGCCCATCGTTCACCCGCAGTGTCGGCTCGACACTGCGGGTGATTGCCGCCCCAGAATGGCGCCGATAGTCCAGCCGCAGCGTGACCCGGTCACGGCAGGCAGCGGCCAGCTGTGCGAGCAAGGCCGCATCGACCAGCGGTTCCGCCTCGGCGGCCGGCATGCTGGCCATGGCGGCATGCGCGGCACTGGCACGCTGGCCACTGCGTCGCGGCAGCAGCGGATCCAACCTGGCCATCACACGTGCGGCCGCCGCGCCCATGCCGCGCACCGCCGGCGCGGCGGCGCGGCGGCGCGCAGGGCGACTGCCACGGTCAGCGCTTCGTCTTCGTTCGAATAACAGCGGCAACGCCGCCGCGCCCTGCCCCAGGCGGTCACCGCCGCCACTGCCCGGCGCGGCATGCACGGAGTAACCCAATGCGCGCAAGCGCTCGATATCGCGCCTCAGGCTACGCGGATGGATGTCCAAGCGCTCTGCCAGCGCCACGCCGGACCAGCTCCGGCCACCTTGCAGCAAGGAAAGCAGACGCTACAGGCGGGCAGCGGTAGAAGCCATGCCGCCAACGTATTGCGGACAGAAACTGTCCGCAAGCGCCCCGTAGGATCGGCAGATCGGCCATGACCACCCGCCCGCGACCGTAGCCAGCCTGGAGACCGCACTGTCCGACGACCGCCATATCACCCTCTTCCACAATCCCCGCTCGCGCGGCGCGCTGCTGCTGCCGGAAGAACTGGGCGCGAACTACAGCGTGCACCCCATCGATCTGGAGAAGGAGCGGCAGCGCACGCCGGAATTCCTGGCGATCAACCTGAAGGGCAAGAGTCCGACCATTGTTCACGGCACCAGCGTGGTCACCGAACAGGGCGCCATCTATGAAAATCTTGCCGAGCTGTATCCGGAGGTCGGTTTATCGCCCGCGCCGGGCGATGCCGACCGTGGCGCCTACCTGCGCTGGCTGGCGTTCTATGGCTCGGCCTTCGAGCCGGCGATCATGGACCTTGCGCTCAAGCGTGAGCCCCCACCACGCTCGCTCTCGCCCTACGCCAGCGCCGACAGCCGTGCTGCAGGTGGTCGATGCGCAGCTGGCAAAGGGCGATGACTTGCTCGGCAAGCGCTGCAGCGCAGCCGATGTGCTGTGGGGCGGCGTCCTGGGGTGGATGGTGGAATTCGGCCTGATCGACCCGCCGCCCCCCACCCGCGCCTCCATCGCCCGGATGGCTGCACGCCCGGCGGTGGCGCGGGCCCAGGCGGTCGACACCTCCGCTGGGGCGGACGCTGGTGGCGCAAGCGGGTAAAATGCGCGGCTCTCTTCTACCCGCCTGGAATAAGCGCCATGCCCGGGACATCCGTTTCCGATCTGTCCACGGCCACCGCCGTGGATGCACCCGCCCTGCTGCCCTTGCCCGTGGCGCGCCCTTCCGCGCCTGCCGTGGTGCGCGGCAAGCTCTATATCAAGACCCACGGGTGCCAGATGAACGAGTATGACTCGGCAAAGATGGCCGACGTGCTCGCCGCCTCCGAAGGCCTGGAGCTGACCGATAACCCGGAAGAAGCGGATGTGGTGCTGGTCAACACCTGCTCCATTCGCGAAAAGGCGCAGGAAAAGGTCTTCAGTCAGTTGGGGCGCTGGAAGGCGCTGAAGGCCGGCGGCAAGCCGGTGATCATCGGCGTCGGCGGCTGTGTGGCGTCGCAGGAAGGCGAAGCCATCGTCAAACGTGCGCCCTATGTAGACCTGGTGTTCGGCCCGCAGACGCTGCACCGCTTGCCGGAATTGATCCGCGCACGGCGCGAATCGGGCAAGTCGCAGGTGGACATCAGCTTCCCGGAGATCGAGAAGTTCGACCGCCTGCCCGAGCCGCGTGCCGAAGGCCCGTCGGCGTTCGTCTCGATCATGGAAGGCTGCTCCAAATACTGCTCGTTCTGCGTGGTGCCTTACACCCGTGGCGAAGAAGTCAGCCGGCCGTTCGAAGACGTGCTGGTGGAAGTGGCGCAATTGGCGGCGCAAGGCGTGCGCGAGATCAACCTGCTCGGCCAGAACGTCAACGCGTACCGCGGTGCATATGGCGCCGATGCCGGCGACCCCGCGCAGTACGCCGATCTGGGCCTTCTGATCCGCACCATCGCGCAGATCGAGGGCATCGGCCGCATCCGCTTCACCACCTCGCATCCGCTGGAGTTTTCCGATTCGCTGGTGGATGCCTACCGCGATGTGCCGCAGCTGGCCAACTACCTGCACCTGCCGGTACAGGCGGGCAGCGACCGCATTCTGTCGGCGATGAAGCGCGGCTACACCGCGCTGGAATTCAAATCCAGGATCCGCAAGCTGCGTGCGGTGCGCCCGGATATTTCGATCAGTTCGGATTTCATCGTCGGCTTCCCCGGCGAAACCGAAGCGGACTTCGAAAAGACCATGAAGCTGATCGAGGACGTGGGCTTCGACCAGAGCTTTTCGTTCGTGTATTCGCGTCGTCCCGGCACCCCGGCATCGGACCTGCAAGACGACACGCCGGAGACGGTGAAGCAGGCGCGTCTTGCACGTCTGCAGGCGCACATCAGCGCGCACGCGGCGAGCATTTCGCAATCGATGGTGGGCAGCGTGCAGCGCGTGCTGGTGGAAGGCCCCTCGCGGCGCGACCCGAACGAATTGACCGGCAAGAGCGAAAACATGCGCCCGGTGAATTTCCCGGGCAACCCGCGTTTGATTGGGCAGTTCGTGGACGTGTTGATCACCGAGGCGATGAGCAATTCGCTGCGTGGTCGCATTCAACTGGACGACAGCGCGCACTGAAGACGGGGAGGCACCGCGCCATGCGGCGCTTCTTCCAGCAGCGCAACGACGCGCCGAAGCGTGTCGCACGCAATGGTCAAAATTTCACCACACAGCTGTCGCGTCTTGCAGCGCAAGGCTTCGCCACACTTACCCACAGGCTTTGCCGAATTCGATCCACATCCTGTGTGGACAACCCTGTCGGCACTGGTGATTTTTTCACCACCTCCCCAGCGAACCTTGCGCCAGTAAGCGCGACGAATTTTATCCACAGGTTAGTGAGGCGTGACTCCACAGCGGTTGTGGAAAACCTGCACGCAGCTGCGGACAGCCGCATTGCCGAGGTGCCGCGCCGTTCGGTGTGTTGGTGGGATTACATGCCGCGCGCTACCCTTTCGACCCCGCCCTACCGACGCGCGCCTGCGTGCGCTGTCCGATCCGATCATGAACGCATCAGCACATCGCGACTTCACCCTGGAACCCGAGGACACCGAGCGCCTCGCCAATCTCGCCGGCCCGTTCGATGCGCATCTGCGCCAGATCGAACTCAAGCTTGGCGTCGAAATCGGCAACCGCGGCAATATCTTCCGGGTGACCGGACCGGAGCCGGCCATCGTCGCCACGCAGTCGCTGTTGACCGCGTTGTACGAAGAGGCCGCTGGCACCACCTTCGACGCCCATGCGATCCATCTGCGCCTCAACGATGCCAATCTCGAACACGTGGCCGAGCGCGCCTACCAGGCCCAGGATGTCGCCATCAAGGTCAAACGTGGGACCGTGCGTGGGCGTGGCGCCAACCAGACCAAATACCTGCATGCGATCGTCACGCACGACATCAATTTCGGCATCGGCCCGGCAGGTACCGGCAAGACCTTCCTGGCCGTGGCGTGTGCGGTAGAAGCGCTCAACGAATCGCGTGTGCAGCGCCTGATCCTGGTGCGCCCAGCAGTGGAAGCCGGCGAGAAGCTGGGCTTTTTGCCAGGCGATCTCAGCCAGAAGGTCGACCCGTACCTGCGTCCGCTCTACGACGCGCTATACGAAATGCTGGGCGTGGAAAAAGTGGTCAAGCTGCTGGAGCGCAACGTCATCGAGATCGCGCCGCTGGCGTACATGCGCGGCCGCACGCTCAACGATGCGTACGTGATCCTGGATGAGGCGCAGAACACCACCATCGAGCAGATGAAGATGTTCCTGACCCGTCTGGGCTTCGGCTCCACGGCGGTGGTGACGGGCGACCTCACCCAGATCGATCTGCCCAAACATGTCAAATCCGGCCTGCGCGATGCGATCGAAGTGCTGCGCGATGTGGAAGGCGCCAGCTTCACGTTCTTCGAAGCGCGCGACGTGGTACGCCATCCGTTGGTGCAACGCATCGTCACTGCTTACGAGAAGCGCGATCTGGCCGAAAAGCCTGCCGCACCTGCGGCATGAAGCAGGCTGGCGGGAGGTGACCGCGGATGCCCTGCTCGGCACGACTCGGTGCAACGCGGGGCAAGCCGGAAAACCGCCAAGTAGCGCGGTCGTCGCACAGCACCTTGCGCCGGTCGGTCTGCAGCGGCACTGAGCCAGACACGCGAACCCGCCGCGTCACGGCGATACACTTGCGGCATCGTTCTGCACAGGAGGTGCACATGGTCGGTTGTCGCGTGGTGTTCTTCGCCTACACGCTGGGTGTGGCCCCAGTTGCGTTATCGGCCACGCCGGATGACCCCCCGGCATCCTCGCGCGCTTACATCGAGACCGGTTACCTGGCTGCACCGAGGAACGTTGGTCCGTTTACGCTCGCCCGCAGCTCCTACAACCCGGCAGCCAAGGTCTCGGTGGGCTGGATTCCATTACGCGATGACGGAGCATCCGAAATTGAATATCGATGTGTTCGTTTATCCAGCCGGGCAACGCGCGCAAGCCGAGGCTATCGAACACGGCATGAGCGCCTTTCGCAAGGACCTCGCCGCGGCGCGCACACAAGGCACCTGTTCGCGGCTGGACGAGCTGGACCAGAGCAGGTTCGTGTTGACCAGCGACGATGCCCCGAAAAACATCCCGGCCAATACGGTGGATGCCAAGGTGATCGCGGCCATCGCGGACGCCGAACCCTTCGTTGGGGAAACGTTGCAGCTCAGCGTGGACCTGGCGTCGTCCGGCATGCCGCGACTGTCCAACGGCTACCTGGTCTACACGCAGCTGCACTACATCAAGGTGCGGGTATCGGCAGCGCAGCAAGCAATCGCGCAGACCAGGTTCGACGCACTGGCCGACCAGGCTGCGCGCGCGCTCGTACCGGCCATCCAAGTCAGCAATGTTGGCGGGTGCGCGGACCTGAGCGTCCACCTCGATGCCAAGGCCACGCCCGATCAAGGCGCCGTTGAGATGGCGCGCCAAATCAAGACTCATCTTGGCTTCAATTGCCACGGCTCGACCAGGCAGGCCGGCATCGAAGAGCTGGTCAAGACAGCCGAGGTAATCGAAATCGCCTACGATCCCAGCGAGTGGAAGTCGCAGTGAGGCAACACACGCGCGATACTGTGGCTCCTGTCTGAGCTCAATGCTGGTATCGCCATGACCAAAGGTCCGATCCGCCTCGACGTCGCCGTCAGTTATGCGTTGCCACGCGCAGGCCTGCCATCGGCGGTGAGTTTTCGCAAGTGGGTGGCTGCCGCGTTGAAGGGACGCATTCGCGAGGCCGATCTGGCGGTGCGCGTGGTCGACGAGAAGGAAGGTTGTTCGCTCAATCATCATTATCGCGGCAAGGATTACGCCACCAACGTGCTGAGCTTTCCCGCAGAGCTGCCGGAAGGTCTGCCCAAGGGCATCAAGATGCCGCTGCTGGGCGATCTGGTGATCTGCGCACCGGTGGTGGCGCGCGAGGCCGCCGAGCAAGGCAAATCGCTGGCCGCGCATTATGCGCATCTCACCGTACACGGCACCTTGCACCTGCTCGGCTGGGATCACGACGACGACAAGGAGGCCGATGCGATGGAGCAACTCGAACGCGAGATTCTGGCCGACCTCGGCATCGACGACCCGTACGCGGGAGAACAGTGATGCGTCGCTGCGTTGCCGCTGCCCTGCTATTGCTGAGCGCCCACGGCGCCTGGGCGCAGACCGCGCCGGTGCGCCCGGACCTTGCCGCCTTGATCGAATGCCGCCAGCGCATCGGCGACTTCAGCGCGCTGGCGCCGGTGCTGGCCGATCCGCTCAAGGCGGTCGCGCTGGGCTGGACGCCACTGGATCAATCCAATCTGTTCATGACCGAGTACATGCTCAACACGCCGATCAGCGTGTTCGGCCACAGCACCACTCACATCGCGTTTTCCGGCGCCAGCGTCATGGCGATCCTGGACATGCCCGACCCACGCCCGCTCGCCAAGCAATTGGAACTGGAACTGGGCGTGGATAACGCCGAGAAGGTGATGTACGGGCGCGAGCTGGTCAGCGAAGACACCACCAACCCCAAGACCGGCGAGCCGATGATCGAATCGATCGTACTGAGCGTGACCAACGTCAAATCGCATCCCGGCAAGACCGTGGTTGGCTGCGGCTACAGCCTGGATCTGCCTTGAGCAGACCAGGTAACAGCGCATCCACAGCGCCGTGCCGGCTTCCTGCTAGACTGATGGCTAACGCCTGGTTTGCCGGGTGCCCTTCCCCGTCACGATGTCCGAAGACGACAGTAGCCAATCCCTAGAAGCACCGGAAAAACGCCGTAGCTGGCTCGAGCGCCTCAGCGCTGCCTTCTCTGGCGAACCCCATACCCGCGACGAACTTGTCGCCTTGCTGCGGACCGCCGAACAGGACGGGCTCATCGCCGCAGACACCTTGCGCATGATGGAAGGCGCGATTTCCGTGTCCGAGCTCACCGTGGGCGATGTGATGATCTCGCGCTCGCAGATGGTCTCGCTGCCAGTGGAAGCGCGTTTCATCGACCTGATGAAGCAGGTGATCGAATCCGGCCATTCGCGCTTTCCGGTGCACGGCGAGAACAAGGACGAAGTGCTCGGCATCTTGCTGGCCAAGGACTTGCTGCGCGGCGTCGTTGCCGATAACGGACCTGGCAACGTGCGCGAATTGCTGCGCCCGGCGGTGCTGATCCCAGAGTCCAAGAAGCTCAATGTCCTGCTCAAGGAATTCCGCCTGTCGCGCAACCACATGGCGATCGTGGTGGACGAGTACGGCGGTGTTGCCGGGCTGGTCACCATCGAGGACGTGCTGGAACAGATCGTCGGCGAGATCGACGACGAGCACGACGATGCCGAGGACGAGAATTCGCTCATTGCGATCCAGGCCGACGGACGCTATGTGGTCGATGCGTTGACGCCGATCGAAGACTTCAACGAACGCTTCGGCGCCGAGTTCCCCGACGACGAGTACGACACTGTCGGCGGGCTGGTCACCGATGCGATCGGGCACCTGCCCGAAACCGGCGAAGAGCTGACGCTCGGGCGGTTTGCGTTCCGCGTGGCCAAGGCCGATGCGCGGCGCGTGCATGCCTTCCACGTCACCATTCTGCCGCCCGACCCGCAGGACGACGCTTGAACCTGTCGCATGGCATGACCGCTGCAGCGCAGGTGAGCTGCAGCGCCCGGCGTCGGGCTGCATGCTGGCTGTTCGCATTGCTGGCACTGTTGGTGACGCCGGCCACCGTCGCGCAAGTCGCGCACGCGCCCGCCCCGGAAGCCGCCACTGCGTCCCGGCCGGCACCGCGGGTCGGCGTGTTGACCATGCAGCCGGGCGAAGTGTTTTTCGAACGCTTCGGTCACGATGCCATCGTGGTGGTCGACCCGCGTACGCAACAGGCCACCTCGTACAACTTCGGCTTCTTCGACCCGAGCGAGGCGGATTTCATGCCGCGTTTTGCGCGTGGCGAAATGATGTACTACCTGGTCGCGCTACCGCTGGAAGAAGACCTGTCGCAGTATCGCGATGCCGGCCGCGGTGTCAGCATCCAGTGGCTGGATCTGCCGCCAGATCAGGCGCGTGCGCTGGCCGACGGTCTGGCAGTGCGTAGCCAACCGGAAAACGCGCGCTACCACTACGATTACTTCATGACCAACTGCGCCACCATGGTCCGCGACACGCTGGACCGTGCGATGGGCGGCACGCTCAAATCGCAACTGGCCGGCCGTTCGCGTGGCAACACCTTCCGCAGCGAAGCGATTCGCCTGGCCTCCCCGGCCCCATGGATGTGGCTGGGCTTCGACCTGGGCCTGGGGCCGTACGCAGACCGCCCGTTGTCGCGCTGGGAAGAAGCCTTCATCCCGATGCGGCTGGCTGACAACCTGACCCAGGTGCACAACAGCACCGGTCGCCCGTTGGTGCAATCCACGCAGGTATTGCTGCCGCATCGCATCGCGCCGGAGCCCGCCGAACAACAGCGACACTGGTGGCCGTGGCTGTTGACCGGGCTCA encodes:
- a CDS encoding cytochrome c1 codes for the protein MTNANVTSWKSRVAALFCGLLMAGGAMAAEGGAVQHAGNDLSDRASLQRGAQLFMNYCFGCHSLKYLRYSRMASDLGLSEEEVMTNLNFTGAKVGEHIEGTMPHDAATKWFGKAPPDLTLIARVRGTDWVYTYLKSFYLDQTRPLGWNNKLFPNASMPNPLWDLQGLQQAQFGPPDKATGDKPVEALKLGQPGRQTPVEFDQTVRDIANFLEYAGEPAALKRQSMGVWVVLFLALLTFLAYLLKKEYWKDVH
- a CDS encoding cytochrome b, yielding MSNVLVRTANGVFDWVNERAPGLMPMYRKHISEYYAPKNFNLWYYFGSLAIVVLVNQIVTGIFLTMHYKTSAADAFASIEYIMRDVEWGWLIRYMHSTGASLFFIVVYLHMFRGLMYGSYQKPRELVWILGMLIYLVLMAEAFMGYVLPWGQMSFWGAKVIISLFGAIPVIGNGLTEWIMGDYLPGDATLNRFFALHVIALPLVLLLLIVLHIGALHEVGSNNPDGVDIKKGPKGNRWDPHKPADGIPFHPYYTVKDLVGVGFLLLIAAFIIFFAPAFGGLFLEHDNFTEANRLVTPEHIKPVWYYTPYYAMLRVVPNKLGGVVVMFSAIAILFLVPWLDRAKVRSVRYRGGISKVALGVLVVCFVWLGVIGSGPGTDAHETYVGRVLTFLYFAFFITMPVWTRLDKTKPVPERVTTHD
- the petA gene encoding ubiquinol-cytochrome c reductase iron-sulfur subunit; this translates as MANDGVNAPADIGRRRFLTATTAVVGAVGAGFVAVPFVKSWNPSARAKLAGAPVTADISALQEGQRMVLEWRGQPIWIVKRSKAMLDALPSLDDRLKDPKSENKDQQPEYVLKNPEYRSIKSDISVLVGLCTHLGCSPEMVAEIRPEPYDPQWKGGYFCPCHKSRFDMSGRVFDGVPAPINLLVPPHHYVDDNTLVIGVDPDSAATSAKSTGAA
- a CDS encoding lytic transglycosylase domain-containing protein, whose product is MKGMSRLLGLLLVTLSAAPVSAGTLYKCVSGDGITSYLSKRQSGAICSVISSYTPDRSARRPAASTAPAARASTSHAPSMANIDSGAPATMIIQPVNQPPRRAAEVASTLAPRALPVSATAVVPPPAAAAVNPRRVVSGQVYSYMKDGVRHYTSTRPRQVASIEGLRTIHYSFIETCYACGAKPGVNFGAIRLNTNAYQQEIAAASHEFGVEESIVRAIIHAESAYNPLALSRAGAQGLMQLMPGTARRFGVSDAYDATQNIRGGVQYLSWLLKRFNGDLTLAAAGYNAGEGAVDRYGGVPPYSETQRYVQRVGVLAGRYRGQATAAN
- the miaB gene encoding tRNA (N6-isopentenyl adenosine(37)-C2)-methylthiotransferase MiaB, which codes for MPGTSVSDLSTATAVDAPALLPLPVARPSAPAVVRGKLYIKTHGCQMNEYDSAKMADVLAASEGLELTDNPEEADVVLVNTCSIREKAQEKVFSQLGRWKALKAGGKPVIIGVGGCVASQEGEAIVKRAPYVDLVFGPQTLHRLPELIRARRESGKSQVDISFPEIEKFDRLPEPRAEGPSAFVSIMEGCSKYCSFCVVPYTRGEEVSRPFEDVLVEVAQLAAQGVREINLLGQNVNAYRGAYGADAGDPAQYADLGLLIRTIAQIEGIGRIRFTTSHPLEFSDSLVDAYRDVPQLANYLHLPVQAGSDRILSAMKRGYTALEFKSRIRKLRAVRPDISISSDFIVGFPGETEADFEKTMKLIEDVGFDQSFSFVYSRRPGTPASDLQDDTPETVKQARLARLQAHISAHAASISQSMVGSVQRVLVEGPSRRDPNELTGKSENMRPVNFPGNPRLIGQFVDVLITEAMSNSLRGRIQLDDSAH
- a CDS encoding PhoH family protein → MNASAHRDFTLEPEDTERLANLAGPFDAHLRQIELKLGVEIGNRGNIFRVTGPEPAIVATQSLLTALYEEAAGTTFDAHAIHLRLNDANLEHVAERAYQAQDVAIKVKRGTVRGRGANQTKYLHAIVTHDINFGIGPAGTGKTFLAVACAVEALNESRVQRLILVRPAVEAGEKLGFLPGDLSQKVDPYLRPLYDALYEMLGVEKVVKLLERNVIEIAPLAYMRGRTLNDAYVILDEAQNTTIEQMKMFLTRLGFGSTAVVTGDLTQIDLPKHVKSGLRDAIEVLRDVEGASFTFFEARDVVRHPLVQRIVTAYEKRDLAEKPAAPAA
- the ybeY gene encoding rRNA maturation RNase YbeY, giving the protein MTKGPIRLDVAVSYALPRAGLPSAVSFRKWVAAALKGRIREADLAVRVVDEKEGCSLNHHYRGKDYATNVLSFPAELPEGLPKGIKMPLLGDLVICAPVVAREAAEQGKSLAAHYAHLTVHGTLHLLGWDHDDDKEADAMEQLEREILADLGIDDPYAGEQ
- a CDS encoding HlyC/CorC family transporter, which gives rise to MSEDDSSQSLEAPEKRRSWLERLSAAFSGEPHTRDELVALLRTAEQDGLIAADTLRMMEGAISVSELTVGDVMISRSQMVSLPVEARFIDLMKQVIESGHSRFPVHGENKDEVLGILLAKDLLRGVVADNGPGNVRELLRPAVLIPESKKLNVLLKEFRLSRNHMAIVVDEYGGVAGLVTIEDVLEQIVGEIDDEHDDAEDENSLIAIQADGRYVVDALTPIEDFNERFGAEFPDDEYDTVGGLVTDAIGHLPETGEELTLGRFAFRVAKADARRVHAFHVTILPPDPQDDA